The following nucleotide sequence is from Citrus sinensis cultivar Valencia sweet orange chromosome 6, DVS_A1.0, whole genome shotgun sequence.
actgacatgtcattaatttattagttgaattaaaatataaaataataaaaataaattatgtgggtcaaatgatatttaatttaatcaatcttatcatgccacatcagtttgtacaagaatttgtgattatatcattactcattaaaaaaataatttatataattttttttaaaattaaatatttttaagtatttattcatttaataatatgatggagtaaaaagtaatttattaagtcgtaaaattaattacacgagagcattaaaaaatatttgagatattaCTTAAGTTTTTTAGATGCTTCATGGGCTTTTGATATTTTactcaaaaatatattaattaataaaatatttttgaaggtaatacaacttttttttaataaaacaaaaaaagttatttataacaaatttttattaaatagcTTTACTATAGCACCAAGAATAGTAAAtattacagaaaataaaaatatttaccgTAGGTAAGAACATTACaccatatatattatatatttatgtaaGAAATTGCTAGGTTCGCTTCTATCGCCAGTAGATCTACCACGTCAGCAACGGTCCCCACAATATAACGGACGATCATGTCCATAGATCTCAACGATCACTTCCTTCACTcgtctctttatttttttctttctattttttcttgtttgaagCAGCCCTCGGAGCTTAAAATTCTGATTGGTAAATATGACGTCGCTTTTGCTAGTTAATTCGTCTTCTCTGCTATACTTTTGTTAGATCTCTCTTCCCGCCTCTAGAAAATTGATTAGGCTGAGCATTCAAGCAGAACAGCAACCCTAACCCTAATCAATCGggatttctttctttaatgtaatatttaaaaacttctttgtattaattttttttttggggcaaTTTTTGGATTTATGGCACAAATCGAGAAGctgattattaataatttttatttatttattatatctacGTAGATTCGgactttataatttattttgttatccgtcttgatatcattttttttcctggctttttttttatttatttgggaCTGAAAATATTTAAGTCTACTGCAGCTGTAATGGCCATGTCAGTGCACGTCAACATTGGAGTGTctctttgtttgatttaatcTTCATTTGcgtatttaatttataagctGCTGTACTTATTCAAACCTGATCTCTCtccctctttttttattttattttattgggtgtgctaatattattatttttgaatgttTGGAACATTATTAGTAACTTTTTGCATTCTTATTCTGATTATGCTGCAAATCatttgtaatgattttttttaaaaattatttatggggttaattaaattgtatgAAATTGGAGAATTTGATGCATCAATCGTATGATTATAGCTTGCTGTTGGTACCTCTAGAAAAACTCTTTAATTAATGGAAGATCTTTGGAAGAAACATAGaggtaaatgataaattttcgGATGAAGAAAGAGCTTGCAACTCTTTCTTAGAGAAATACTTTAggtaaaaagttatttttggtTAATAAAAACACCTATCAAGTGCTTTCTCAAAAGTTGTTCTCAGGTGCTTCTGTTGGAAGAGATTTTAGCAGAAAGCACCCTAAAAAGCCGCTATTAGACTGAAAATCTTCAGTAGTTTATGAATTAGTTtgtaagttattattatttttttttgggttattgaATCTTGAATTGAGTTGTCATTCTTTATATTAGCAAATTTGATCAGTCATTGGTGTTTCTTCTCTGAGATTTTCTTCTGCACTTAATGTCATTTGTTTAATTCTTCTGAAGTTAAATTGCTTCTTTAATTTCATCTGAATGCATTCTGAAATGCGGTGACATATGTCGTGGTGACTGAATAAACCAAAATTTCCTCATGTTTGTGTGACAGCTTTCGTTGATTATTCCTAATTTTTACTGAAATTTTATCTGAACAACTGGTGTGCTATGGCAGTGTTGCTGTGTGGTTGGGTGGTGTTGAGACAATATGTCAGGCACGGAGGAAGTGAAAGATCAAGAAATGGTAGATGGAAATGCTCCTGAGGAGTCTCAGAAAACCATCCCATCATCCGAAGAGGAGGTTTGGATTTATGACCTGGATTTTGTGCACTTGATTTAATTCAAGGCCTGAAACTGAATGCTGTTAGATCTTTTTGTTGTTGCTTATTGTTGCAtctcttttttgtttaacaGGAGGCTgctttaaagaagaaatacGGAGGAATTGTCCCTAAGAAACCGCCGCTTATTTCTAAGGTGATTTTTGTCATGAATTTACTTTTCCATAGTTTGGTGAGATGCTGAATTGTGCTGTTTCCAACTATATATCTAATTTGATGTTAGGACCACGAGCGTGCTTACTTTGATTCTGCTGATTGGGCACTTGGAAAGGTACTTTACATTGGTTCTCCACTATGTTCTTTCTTAGCTTGATGGTGCTGGGGAACACGCATTAAGTTAGTTGACCAATATTCTTCAATGAATTTGAATGATAGCAGCAAGGTGTTGAGAAGCCAAAAGGACCACTTGAAGCCCTTCGGCCCAAGTTGCAggtagtaattttattttattttttcaaataaaaaataatattcttgacTTTATTCAATCAGGTACAGAACTGTATGTTTAagtatattaattacttaTCTTAACACTTGATGCAAGATTGGATTTTATAGGAATGATTGCAACTAATAATTCTACAATCTCTGTAGCAATACTTAAATTGCACCAGTATAAAATGAGTCAGGCAGATCATCTCTTTCCTTGAtgctttcttttatatattttatgagtATCATATTTAGTGTGCAAATCACATGGAGCACGTGCTGAGGTTTGTTTGGAAGTCAATACTTTAAGGTTCCTTTAAGAAGTGAGCATACACTTGCATTTAGCTGGTGGCTTAGtgctatattttcttttgtgtttcAGCCCACACAACAGCAAACACGATATCGGAAGTCTCCTTATGCTCCAGCGGGTGGTGAAGGTATGCCTTATAGCtggattcactttttttcaaGCTTTTACCGCTAATGTTGAATACCtctccttcaatttttttcattcaaaaggAGAAAAGGAAACTTACTTtttcccccccttttttttttttatgtgtgtGTAGATGGAGGGAGTGCTCCTCCTGAGGATGCAACTGCCAATGAATGAGACACAGCTATTGAGTCTTCAATCTTTGAGGACCTTTGATTGTTATTCTGATACCTACATAGGTAATTGGTAATATTGGATGTTCCTGATAATAAAGTTGGTTAAGATGTTTCAATATTAGCTGAAAGGAACAAATGACATCATTTATGTAGTTGAGACTTGTTGGAACTAAAATGTTCTGCGTTCCAAGTTTTCCGGGTGTGGACATGATTGTTGATTTGTGAGTGAACAgctttacaaaaaattaatagatttttgtCGCATTTTGAACCCTCTTTTGTTTGTCTAGTTGCTGTGGTGATATTGAATGAGCTGGTTAATTTTTAGGCAAAACTAAGATCTGTGCCTCAGCTCTGGGTTATGTAGTTCTGTGCTAAAACTCACCAGTTAGATCATTGCTtgagtaaaaataaatcttgatGGCTCTCTGTACTGCTTTTTTGAACACTTGAGTAGATTTTAAACCTATCCGTGCAACAATATTAGAGAGATTTTGATCAATTCATGAAGTATAACGATTACGTTTCAAAATGAATTGTTAGATGTCTCAAACTCAAAGTTAAGGCACTGGGTCTACAGTTTGAGCATGATTGTTATTTAAGCATAATTGGAACTCTTGTTTGATAATTATGAGATGTATGAGCGCTATAACGCTGGCTGAAGCGAATGGATTGATTCTTATTTCAAAGAAATGGACAGCTCGCGAGCAGGCAAACGATCAGTTTCCTGAAATATTTTGGTTGACTTTCTGGTGGAGAGAGCCTATAATTGTCTCGTGTACTTCATCTTGAATTAGAAGTTGAaagtctctctctcttttcggTCTTTACCGTATGAAATCTGATGAAGTATTCGCCAATGAATATGGGAGGGACCCTTAGTATaaacaatatattaaaaaaaaaatgtaattcatAGAGTGCATAGCCTGTCAATAGGGACCTCTTACTATCAACAAAGTATACAAACactataattaaagaaaatattagcATCGATTATGAGAAAGCGGCTTTTGAATTTCGGTAGGAGACGAGGTGAAGATCGAGATTAGCGAGATTATCTGCACTGCAGCTCCAACATCTTCTTAGCGAGATTGGTGGAAATTGATCATTCTCACTTCGCTTCCCTCAAAAGTTGGGAAAAGGAGACTTACAACATTTAaggttaattattatttgtaactTAACAgacaactaaaatttgtttatgaCTATGAGCAAGAGTAAAGAAATGATGTATATATGTTCGTAAATCTAAAATCTTGAATATACCCAATATTATTTGCAAGCAAATGATGTGCTGATTATATCGAACTTTTTATTTCGTTATCTGAGAATGAGGGGGATGGGAAGATTATTCAAAACCCTAgagtttatataattatatctagtaaaaaataatttaaacgcCAAAGAATGAGTGTTATATATAAACCTATTTAATTATACTATtaggtagcgtttactttttgaattagagtgggaatcctatgattgagagtgtggagtgggagtgaccGAGTGAGAATGAGAGTAGATTGTTTACTTACATTGAAATTGAAGCATGAAATGGAGAtcagaatttaatttatgtgtttactttgtcttggattgggagtaaatagctttaaattataaatttatccttatttaaagaattatagtttttaattacaaagttaataaaaaatatatttaatgaataaacgtttattttattatatttgtaattttataataaattattaatattcttaattatgaacatcacaatttttttattaattttaattataattatataaattaaaaattattgataagggcaatataaatgaaatatttttactattaacatagtatgaaattaatattttcttagaataaactatttattagtattaattattaatataaaaaatataatactaatatttttaaataaatataataatattatattttcaaataaagatggtatatagtaatattattaattctctattaatatgatattattatttttaagtaatttagacttagaatcaaaccaaattattatttagttaaatataataatatttatttaaataaatataatattatttaaatatttattaaatttaattatagtaaatttaataaaaagagggtaaatataaaaggaaacattattttattttattttatataattatattaaatttattattatataaaataataatataatattatttagtacaaaattaatattttcttagaataaactatttattattaatattaaataaatatagtactattattttttaaataaatataataatattaatcaaataaatataatatattttattttattaaatattaaatattaaattaagttaaattaaattaaaaagggtatttccactcccacctcttcccatgggagtcccactcccactcccactccccactccaaaaatgggtggggcccatggagtgggattcccaatCCGAAGTTAATTTGTTGAAAtaaacactggagtgggaAGAATCCGCACTCTTCATTTTCactccaaaaagtaaacacatcataaattaatattgtcaCGACTTGGTTGAACCGTCCCTGtaaaaaaaggggggaaaaaaaaagcagcaTGGAAATCATGTgtgtttattatataattaatcattatGTCCAATTCTActgattgataattatttcTCGATTTACTTTAACCCCCCAGATTTATTACCGTGCGTCAAGTAGTCgaaaaattaatggattttgaccaaaagaaattgtaaatattaattaacttcaacgtgttttaaaaaattgggtgAAGAGTTGAAATCCCTCAATATACATGAATCTGTGACTAATCTGACCGCAACAATCCAACCACATAACCCCAAATTTTGCTCATCAATAGAAACCTTGATAATATTTGACCCTAACCATTCAActttaaatagaattaataatattggtAAAGCTGTCATCCTTACATTTTCCATTTTGATCATACCcgaattttctttattgttcaatgtttaatattttataactcCAATTCAATTGTTCATGGAAGACATCtgcatttttgttcttttatggGTTTGACCACAAAACCGTCTCTTCCCTTACTTACAAAAGAAGGCCAAAACCAGCTTTTAATACATATACACGCACATATACAGCCAGCGCCATAGCCAGAATCTACGCGTTTTCGCCAACTTtaatcaatattatatattctAGCTAGTACTCCGTGTAAATGAAACCCTAGTTGGAGAAAGACATATTCAGAAACATTGAAGAAAGAATAGTTATGGCGGCTTCTCTTCCTCATTTCAATGCTTTGATCAAACCATCTTTCAAGCGAAACACTCGAAGAGCCTTGCAAGTTATGGCTCATCAGAGCTTTAGAGATGAAGGTAAgtttatatcaaatattataggTGGGTGGGTGGGTGGGTGTGTGtagatatatatttgtttccttTGCATGCAAGTTTAGTTCAATATTTGACGAGGGAGGGCTTTGTTTGCATGTTTGCTTTTGACAGGTAGATTAAGTAATAACAATATTGTTGATGCAAATTTGAAAGTTTTAAGGGAGAGGATAGAGAAGATTCAAATCAAAGAGAGACTCGAGAAATGTTGCAGATGCGATCAATATGGATGGAATTATTCACCTGGGTATGattataaattcaaaagagCCAAGGATTTACGGCAGTTCTTTGagattgtaaaattaattagtggGACAATATGCTTCACTTGCCTTAGTGGCACGGCTTTTCTTTGCCTTCTTTCCGTCTTAGTTCATATTAGCCAATGATGACTTAcattctagtttaatttgtgAACATAAATTGTGTAACTCTGCATATAAATATCCTCTTGTGAGTGTgttagattttaatttcattcattatttacaaataagaAGTTTAATCCATTGTCTGTGCTTGCCTTCatgatttgaaaagttttcCGTAAGTTCTTTAACGTCATAATCTTATAAGAAATTTCAATGAAAGAAGAATCTAGTTGATATGGTGTTAGTGGTGATCAATCCTCGTCCTTcaacttttattcaattttcaaaagctTTTGTCTATTTCCTTCGATCAAAGGttatagaaaatgattttGCTTTGCCTTGGGAGAGTTTTTAATGATGTCAAAATCATCGTAAACATGCACGTGGTAATTGCTTATTGGCTCCAAATAGTCcaaatttttagatattaatatattgatgTCCGCTGGCTATGCACTTTGCTTCCCAGTTGTGATCCAATAATCactattaaacaaaattatcgTTAGATGATTGCGAAAACTGAAAAGGACTCGGCAAACCTTTCTGCACGTTGAAGATATGtctaaaaatagttttataaagAGAGAGCGCCTGCCCCGAGCAGCTTTCAATGTCGTTTATCACCgaatcaaaattttggaaaatgtaAATTATGCAAAGACACATCAATTTTGGCGCAAGTTGCGGCTTCATTATGTGGTTTTTTTAGAGTCATTAAGCGTGATTAAAGCAGTAAGAAAATGGACCTAAAATTGCAAAAACAtagttttatttctaaattccAAATATTAGTTCCAAAtgccaaataaattaaataactttcCCCTTTAAAATGTCAGTTCAAGGGAAATCGATCCATTCAGCCCTCGCTTCCACACCTTCAGATATAATTACGAAAATGtggattttgtaatttttaattaattcctataaatataattttgtaatttttaattaatttctatagATATATTTCGTCAATAATCTCTCTCTTTGTGTGTGCGTGGGTGTTTGCACATGTGTGTGTGGATGTGTGCACGTGCGTGCACAGGCATGTGCACTTGCGCTCATGTGTGTGCATGTGTAGAATTTGTGCGGATTCGTTATAGCTAATTGAACATAAACTCTaatgttaattttgtaattcatatagatataattttttaatttttaattaatttctagaCATATAATTATGTCGATAATCTCTCTCTTTGTGTGAGTATGTGTGCCCACATGTGCACGTGTGTGTGCATGTGTGTGGGCGTGCGCGCGCATGTGTGTGCATGTGCGCACTCGCACGTGTGTGTGTGCAAAAGTCGTGCGGATTCGTTATAGTTAATTGAACAAAAACTTTGATGTAATAGCAAATCCATGCAAAATCCACATTTTCGTGTTTGTATACTTTTATAAGTGTTTGTTTGGTATAACTTATCTAATGAcaattaatgtttatttaatttgcacctttttaaattttttgctgCCATTTGaatgttaatttaatagaggtttttgaagattaaaaaatttattttgcctCTATCAGCAcaagttcaaaattttggaCTTTGGGGGAGTAGAGGTTAAAAAGTGTTTttcaaatgttaaaatatttaaaatattatttactttttttgatGATTTGCTTTCATTCATTTCTTAATATAACTtgtttattaaagtaattttataatttttactcaaaaattttgttgacaaaaaaataaataatttttctttgtgtaaaaaactctactaaaaaaaactATACTCAACTAAGTTCTATGCTAAAGCTGCAAACGGGAGCCTAAGtgtaaaatatctaaatttcaTTCATCATTTACAGTAATAACTTATGTTGATAATCCACTATTTATATGATATGAAACTTACCGtatgctttttttattttttttgttttgaagttGTTAAATTTCAAGATCAACATTATGTTGTTTTCCTATAAGtgaatttattgttgttgttggcttttttttttttgggtgaaatttttaaaagactCTTCTGTCTATTTCGACTGAGTATTATATGTAGAggcattttccatttttcccTAAATATTTGTGTAggagaaatttgattttttttttaaaaaaaaaaattataagaaagtgaaaatctttcatttatttaacaCTTCGAATGTATTCATAACTTCTGCTGGCATTGTTTCCAGCCAAACAGCAGATGTATGGAGAGATATAATCTTGAAATCTCCATTTTGCTTACCCACGAAGTGTTTCGAATGGTGTCAAAAtcataacaaataataaaacattgaAAGCGCAGCCAAATAATccaaaatacaataaatattaaaacaatgaTGCCTGCATACCCCTGCGTCCCAGTTCTTCCAATTAGATGATGTTATTAGCTAATCAATTTGAAGGGGTCCCAGTAAACATAATGTTGCCATATTGAAATATATTCACTAatagatatattttgtttattaatcaCGAAATCTATCTTTTAATTATCGAAGATTTTGTATGGATACTGCATGAAAGACATCGATTTTTGTCTCAAGTCGTGGCTTATCCGATTATTCTGACCAAATCTTAGcaattaattaacttgtaTCATCAATTAGAGGCCCCTTCTTTTTTGATAAGATCAATTCGGGGCGTttgacatgatttttttttttttgtctcgTTTGAGCgcacattttttatttggtttcaCATTACATcgttgaaatttgaaaacaaataatttatggTCAAAccgtaaaaatatttttcatcaattacCCGGAAGTACCTTTGTATGTGGACAAAAAAGGCAGAGGAGGAAAAGAAACAAGGAAGCCGAAGgaaaccaaaataataattcccctcattaaaaatattgagcTTATatgctttcttttcttttctctctcgaTGAGTATTTTCGACTCAGTTCCCGGGCAAGAATCAGACCACTTTGAAAAGGCCACTTTATAACCAAACTAATGTACGTCGGGTTTGTGTGGTTTGGTTCACGAGAGATTGACAGTGAtagttgtttttcaattaaatgtattatttgttgaatttgGATAGCGTACTGTTCTTTgacatttattattgtattattatttaataaatagaacGAGTTTCTTTCCAACTCCCAACTCCTAAGGCCaaagcatgaaaaaaaaaccactATTGGCTGAGCCAATGGCGGTAATGGTACCTAAACTAGATGGCTGATCAATATGCTTTCTActattaataatgaaatagtTGATTTACGAGGTAAGTTACATGAAGAAATGTGCAAAATTGAAGGCTTGGAGGTGGAACAATCATACGATGCATCTAATACGCTGGCTGCAGaaacatgatttattttgcgTGTTCTTTACCATGCCGGATCACGTCAAGAAAGGATGTGTCATTCAAATGCTTCGTTGTGGGATGTAATTCGATATCAGTTACAATGTTAATCTTTGTGCTTGTGCTGATATGTTGCGATTTTGAACTTATCTATACAGTAAGTCACTTATCAACTAGTAGTCTAGTAATACTTGAACTTTTATATGTGTTAtgtatgatttttattatctgTTGCTGGAACTTCTGTTGTAGTGGAAATCATGTTGAACTTATCTATGCATTTTATATGTGCCCCTTGTATTAAGTTTTGTCgcttttgtattttaattcatacagaatttattgaaatccaaaaaaaattgtaatattgTCAAACATGGCcttcattatttataattattactactaatgtaattgttgttgttgttgttgttagtACTATTATTATAGGCAATAATTAACGAaggattttttaataacttacAACAGtccattttcatttcaaaataaaataaacacatgaATGAACATAAAATCTGTTTTGATTCATATTtctataattcaaataaacaacttatttttattttcatttatcattCTCACTCTAACCGTTTGGTGAAGTGTGAACATCATTTATTGGCTTTGGGTAAACATACCATCATTAATTGCCTGTTCCAAGTCAAAGGCCTGGAGGCTCATGCTTCCTAGAGTGAGCACCGCCTGAGGCTGGCTTCACGGACCGGCGACCACCACCTGCTCCTGGCTCGACAACTGTCTCAATTAGTTGATCCCACCTGGACCATcaccttttaattttttgttttcgccACCAGAGGTTGGATTCTGGACTTTGATCAACTTGAAAAGCGAATGATgatcaataataatacatcCCTCTAAACGGCAAGCGTGTTTAGCTTTACAAATGAAGGTATCATAGTTGAAAAATATTCCGTACACAATAATTTTTCGTCAAGAAAGTGACTCCAATGAAGGTCTTGAACCATCTCAACCGTACTCCACCTACTTGACCCAAAAATTGCATCCTTGACTTAACAAGAAGTCATGCAGTAACATATGCTTAAAACAGAAAAGACATGTTTTCAATTGTAGGATACAATGAATTCATCATCGCCAAGAAGTTGTGTGTTTTCCACTATCTCACTCTCTTGAAGGCCAACAAACATGAA
It contains:
- the LOC102616309 gene encoding ribosome biogenesis protein erb1 isoform X1, which codes for MSGTEEVKDQEMVDGNAPEESQKTIPSSEEEEAALKKKYGGIVPKKPPLISKDHERAYFDSADWALGKQQGVEKPKGPLEALRPKLQPTQQQTRYRKSPYAPAGGEDGGSAPPEDATANE
- the LOC102616309 gene encoding ribosome biogenesis protein erb1 isoform X2, producing MSGTEEVKDQEMVDGNAPEESQKTIPSSEEEEAALKKKYGGIVPKKPPLISKDHERAYFDSADWALGKQGVEKPKGPLEALRPKLQPTQQQTRYRKSPYAPAGGEDGGSAPPEDATANE
- the LOC112498609 gene encoding uncharacterized protein LOC112498609 — its product is MAASLPHFNALIKPSFKRNTRRALQVMAHQSFRDEGRLSNNNIVDANLKVLRERIEKIQIKERLEKCCRCDQYGWNYSPGYDYKFKRAKDLRQFFEIVKLISGTICFTCLSGTAFLCLLSVLVHISQ